In the Sulfobacillus thermosulfidooxidans DSM 9293 genome, ATGGCCTCACTGGCGATATGGGCACTATAGAGGGCGGAAAAAATACCTTCGGCCGAAAAACTGTCCATGAGTCCCGCCGCATCGCCAACAAGAACGGCGTGGTCAATGGCCAAAGAACTAAAATGGACACGATAAGGCAGGGGATGAGCCCAGATCGTATCTAAGGCCGAGGCACCAGGGAAAGAGGCCATGATATAATCTTGCAGTAACCCTTTGAGTGAGGGAAGTTTGCTGGCTTTGAAGGATCCCACGCCAATATTGGCTATAGACCCATGGGGAATAATCCAGGCGTATCCCCAGGGATAGCGCGATACGTCAATTTCTACCAGGTCTTTACTGTGATCGAGTAAGGAGCTAGGAAAGGGAATTTCGGTTTCCACCGCCGCTCCATTATGGGGTCTTGTCAGTCCTAAATATTTGGCCGTGACGCCTTTGGCACCATCGGCACCGATGAGATAGCGGCTGTAATAATAACGGTGGGACGTTTTAACAATGTACTGTTCTCCATCAAAAGCTAGGGCCGTCACAGGAGTGTTAAACATCACTTGGGCTCCCGCTTTTTGTGCCTCTTGCGCCAGCCAGTGATCAAACTGGGAACGGTCCACAGTATAACAAAACGGCTTGGAGGTTTTGAGCGTGCGCGATCCTTTTTTGCCTCGAAAGGTCCATGCTGTGGGGGAAGATAACACATGGTTCATAAATTGATCGGGAAGTAACGGTACAGCGCGAGAGGTTATGGCTCCTCCA is a window encoding:
- a CDS encoding geranylgeranyl reductase family protein, whose protein sequence is MLGGYVMEDVIIIGAGPAGSTAARLLAQSGKQVLVLEQATFPRKKPCGGAITSRAVPLLPDQFMNHVLSSPTAWTFRGKKGSRTLKTSKPFCYTVDRSQFDHWLAQEAQKAGAQVMFNTPVTALAFDGEQYIVKTSHRYYYSRYLIGADGAKGVTAKYLGLTRPHNGAAVETEIPFPSSLLDHSKDLVEIDVSRYPWGYAWIIPHGSIANIGVGSFKASKLPSLKGLLQDYIMASFPGASALDTIWAHPLPYRVHFSSLAIDHAVLVGDAAGLMDSFSAEGIFSALYSAHIASEAINIAYQHHSGTESYNARIREDFWTHLRPAIKMSHLFYPLAGFWTEWFLHHTELLEEYLALTQGESTYDQLLAKTQATLLAKLHIRPLTR